The sequence below is a genomic window from Streptococcus pantholopis.
AAATGATCCGTGGTTTCTTTACCATTACCGGAAAAATCGCTTTATTATTGCTGTTGGTCAAGGGGCTTGGGAAGAGCCGCATATTGCAGATACCAAACGTTTAGAAGAAGCTTTTGCAGCCAAATCCATTCCTGCTTGGTTTGACTATTGGGGAAGCGATGTGGCTCATGACTGGGACTGGTGGAGACAGCAAATGCCGTATTTTCTAGGAAAAGTTGAAGCAGAAGGACGAATCTAAGTTTTTTTGCAGTCTCGATTTCTATCTGCAATTATCTGATGGCAGACTTTGCTCCTTATAAAATAAATGAAGCTGAGACTCTTTTTCTCAGCTTCATTTTTGGCATGTCAGTCTTTTAGAGTAAACTGTAAAAATTCAACAAAATGATCGGCCCAGTGTTTTTCATGGTGAATCTCATTAGCCATAATACGTAGCCGAATATTCTCCAAAGGCAGTCCTGTTTTTATGAGAGACTGGTAATAGTGGAGACTGCAGTCAATGTAGGCCTGATTCATATCTGGAGCAAAAGCCTCATCCACCTCATCACCTTCTTTTGTTCCAACCTGAATGTAGACTTTGCTTTTTTGATTAAGGCCATGGTGATTGCAGTAGCGCAGGAAATCCCGTTCACTAAACCATGAGGCTAATGAGAAGACACCTAAGCTGCCAAATATGTGAGGATAAGCAGCTCCCATATAGGCTGTGATAATACCGCCCATAGATGAGCCGGCAAGCAAGGTATGGGCTCTGTCTGGTTTGGTACGGTAGTGCCTGTCAATAAAGGGTTTAACAGTATTAACGACCCATTCTCCATACTCCATACCATCTCCTCCTACGCTGGCAGTTTCCGGTGTCGACCCCACATCGGTCATCCAGGGAGCATATTCATTGAGCCGGTTTTCTTCAGCATTATCAATGCCAACGATAATGAGCTTAGGAAATTCCTTATGTTTTTTTATAGTGGGGATAATTTTCCAAGAATAGCCGGAAAAAGATTCCTTGCTGTAAAAAATATTCTGACCGTCATGCATGTACAGAACAGGGTAGTCAGCCCATTCTTCCTTTTTATAATCTTTGGGAAGCAGCACCCGGATTCGCCGCTCCTCATCATAATAAGGGACATACAAATAGTGCTCTTTCATTTCGAGATAGTAATTGTTCAGTTTGGTCCGTCTCATGGTTACTCCTAGGTATTGCAAATTCTTCTGTCTGAGTTTTCATTATACCATAAAGAGCCTGAGAAAAACACTTGGCTAGACCTCCGGAGCAGCTCTACATTTGCTGGTCCAAAACGTACAAAATGGCTGTATAAGTTGCTTCAAATAATTTTACAGTGTTTTCAGGCTTATTCCCTTTAAAAATGATAGGAATGCAGCAGCTTTTGCCTGTCAGAGAAGAAGCTGACTTACGGCTGATAAAAGCCGGCTTATTATGGTATAATCTTAGTGTTATGACTGATAAGAATGATAGAAAATACGCTATTGTTGATTTAGAAGCAACCAGTGCCAGTTCCTCGGCGATGATTATTCAGGTGGGGATTGTCATTATCAAAAATGACCAAATTATAGAGACATACCAAACGGATGTCAACCCTCATGAAAAATTAACGCAGCATATAACTGAACTTACAGGAATCACTGACAAGCAGCTAGCACTGGCTCCAGAGTTTTCTCAGGTGGCGCCGGCTATTTATGATTTGATAAAAGACTGTGTCTTTGTCGCCCATAATGTCAAATTTGATGCCAATCTGTTAGCCGAACATTTATTTTTGGAGGGTTTTGACTTACGTACGCCAAGAGTTGATACAGTAGAGCTGGCTCAGGTTTTTTATCCGCATTTTGAAAAATATTCTCTGACCAGTTTAGCAGCAGAACTTCAGCTTGATTTAACTGATGCTCATACAGCTATTGCTGATGCACAGGCAACTGCTCAGCTTTTTTTAAAATTAAAAAAGAAGGTGGAAGCTCTGCCAAAAGAAGTTTTGGAAAAACTGCTGCCTTTGGCTGACAGCCTCCTATTTGAATCGCGTATTCTGCTTGACGATGCACTGATAAAAGCTCCTCTGCTATCAAAAAAAGATTATGTTGAAACAGGTCAGTTAGTTTTAAGAAGGATAAAAGCACAAAAAGACAGCCGGGAATTATCGCAGGATTTTTCGGTCAATATAGCCTTGCTCGGACTGGATGTGCGCGAAAAGCAGGAAGCTTTTGCCCAGTTAGTTGAGGACGGATTTAAGGACAGCCGTCCCAGCTTCTTAGAAGCTCAGACCGGCCTTGGAAAAACCTATGCTTATCTGCTGCCTCTTTTGAGTAAAATTTCTGGGGAGCAGCTGATTGTTTCAGTGCCGACAAAGGTGCTGCAGGATCAAATTATGGCTAATGAAATCCAAAAAATTGAGTCTGTCTTCCATATCCCCTGCCACAGTATTAAAGGACCAAATAATTACATTAAGCTGGATGCTTTTGCAGAAAGTCTCAGACAGCAACATGATAACCGGCTGATTAACCGTTATAAAATGCAGATTCTAATCTGGCTGCTGGAAACTGAAACCGGAGATTTGGACGAAATTCAGCAGAAGCAGCGCTTTGAGAGCTATTTTGACTCTCTCAGGCATGATGGCAAAATCAGCAAAAAATCTCTTTATGCCACAGTCGATTTTTGGCAAAAAAGCTATGAAAAAGCTAAGACAAGCCGCCTGCTGCTGATTAACCACGCCTATTTTTTGGAACGTGTACAAGATGATAAAGCATTTATTGAAAAGAAAGTGCTTGTTTTCGATGAAGCCCAGAAGCTGTTACTCAATTTAGAAAATTTCTCACGAAAAAGCCTAGACTTGACTTATTTTTTGTCAGTTATTCAGGAATTAAGCAGCAAAAACCTTAATCTTTTAGAAAAACGTCTGCTTGAAAGTCTGACCTTTAATCTGGATGATATTGTGACACAGTTTCATCAGACAAGCAAAAATCGTCTGCCCTCACAGGCAATCAGCCGCCTGAGGCAAAATCTACTGGAACTGAACTTAGCGGAACTGGCCCCGCTTAGAGAGCTGTTTGCTGAGCCCTTTTCTGAATTTTGGCTGTCTTCAGAAATGAATCAGGAAAAGCGGCAAATCTACCTGAATGCTGGCAGAGACGATTTTCTTGACTTTAAGCATTTTTTGCCGGAAGTCAAAAAACTTTATTTCATTTCAGCAACTTTAGATATCAGTCCCAAAGTTCATTTAGCGCAGCTCTTGGGATTCAGGGAAGCTGTTTTTGCGGGGCTGCCAAAAGCGAAGACTGACAGTCAGCATATCTGGCTTGACTCAACGATGCCGATGCTTAATCAGCTTTCTTCAGCGGAATATGCACAGGAGACTGTTTGGCGCCTGCTCAGACTGTTAAGACTGGGAAAACCAATTTTAGTGCTTTTCACTTCTGTTCAAAGTATGATGACAGTTTCCCAGCAATTAGAAAAAGCTGGTGTTTCACATTTAACTCAAGGAAAAAACGGTTCTGCCTCAAAAGTGAAACGAAAGTTTGAGGAAGGTGCCAGCCAGCTGCTTTTAGGCACAGGAGCTTTTTGGGAAGGGGCGGATTTTGTTGCTGCTGATCGGATGATCGAAGTCATAACACGTCTGCCTTTTGATAATCCTGAAGATTTTTTTGTCAAAAAAATGAATAGCCGTTTAAGGCAAGAAGGAAAATCACCTTTTTACGATTACAGCCTGCCCTTGATGATTTTACGGCTGAAACAGGCAATCGGGCGAACCATGCGGAGAAACAGCCAGCGTTCCGCTGTCCTGATTCTGGATAAACGTGTCTCACATGCCTCCTATGGTGATGTGATTTATCAGGCTCTGGATAAGGAATTTTACCTTTCTGAGCAAAAATTTACTGACTGTCTGGCAGAAATAGAAAATTTTTTGATATAATGTTATCAATAGTGTATTTTAGGAGATAGTCATGAAAAAGGCAAAGCTGTTAAAATGGAGTCTGTTTGCTTTTAGCCTGTCTGCTTTTCTGGTTCTGCTGGCAGTTTTTTTGGTTTTATTTTTTGCGATGAAACCTAGCTTTGATGCTCAGCATTCTGCTGAACAGATAGCGAAAAAACGGACAAATTTGGTACATTTCACTGATTTTCAGCTTTATCACGGAAAAGAGACTTACTACAGTCTGTTTGGCACAACAAAATCTGGGATTAAAGAAGTTGTTGCGATTGCTAAAAATAGCCAGAAAGTTTATACTTATCGTTTAAACAGTGGCATCAGTCAAAAACAGGCAAGGCAGGCAGCAAATAAAAATGGCGCTAAAAAGATAAAAACAATTACTTTTGGTGTCTACGATGATTTTCCTATATGGGAAGTTGCAGCGGAAAACGGCTACTATCTTATTGATTTTGAAACAGGTGACTTTATAAAAAAGAATTGACTAGAATCCGCACAAGCAATAATAAATGGTTTTGTAAATAAGGAGGAACTATGGAACTAGCAAGGCGAGTATTGAATATGGAAGAGAGTATCACTTTTGCAGCCGGAGCTAAGGCACAGGCACTAAAGGCTAGCGGGCGCGATATTTTGAGCTTAACCTTAGGAGAACCGGATTTTGTGACACCTGAGAATATTCGGCAGGCAGCACAGGCAGCTATTTTAGACGGCAGGTCAAGCTTTTATACACCTGCTGGTGGCTTGCCCGAATTAAAACAAGCGATTGCTCGCTATTTTGAAACGTTTTACGGATATTCTGTTAAACCCAATCAAATCGTCGCCGGAACCGGTGCTAAATTTTTGCTTTACACTTTTTTTATGACAGTTTTGAATGAAGCAGATGAAGTGATTATTCCTACGCCTTACTGGGTCTCTTATGCCGATCAAGTTAAGCTAGCAGCAGGAGAACCGGTTTTTGTTCAGACCAGTGAGGAGGAAGCTTTCAAAGTCACAGTTCCGCAGCTGGAAGCGGCCAGAACATCTAAAACTAAGGTTCTTCTTCTTAACAGTCCGTCCAACCCGACAGGGATGATTTATACTCCGAATGAGCTGGAAGCAATCGGCAACTGGGCTGTTGAGCATGATATATTGATTTTGGCAGATGACATTTACGGCCGCCTAGTATACAATGGCAGTCAGTTCACACCAATTTCTACTATCTCGGAAAAAATAAAAGATCAGACTATTGTGATTAATGGACTATCCAAGACCTATGCCATGACTGGATGGCGGGTTGGTTTTGCAGCCGGAAGTGAAGATATTATTGCCGGTATGGCTAAAATTATCAGTCAAACAACCTCCAATTTAACAGCTGTATCACAATACGCAGCTATTGAAGCCTTGACTGGACCTCAGGATTCTATTGAAATCATGCGCCAGTCTTTTGAAAAGCGGTTAAACACAATCTATCCTCTGCTTGAACAAGTACCAGGATTCGAACTTATTAAGCCTCAAGGCGCCTTCTATTTGTTTCCTAATGTCAAAAAAGCGATGGCTTTAAAAGGCTACAGTGATGTGACGAATTTTACAAACGCTGTTTTAGAAGAAGCAGAGGTTGCTCTGGTAACGGGAGCCGGATTCGGCGCCCCTGAAAACGTACGCCTCAGTTATGCTGCTGAACTTTCAACATTAGAAGAAGCAGTCCGACGTCTTAAAGTTTTTATGGAAAAATAAAGGAATTAGAAAAGAGAAAATATGTCGAAAAACTATGTTTCTATTGCTGATGTTAAAGACTATGTCGGTCAGGAAGTGACAATTGCTGCCTGGGTTGCTAATAAATCCGGTAAGGGGAAGATTGCCTTTCTCCAGCTTCGTGACGGTACAGCTTTTTTCCAAGCTGTAGCTTTTAAGCCAAATTTTATCGAAAAATTTGGTCAAGACAAAGGAGAAGAAAAATTCAATACAATCCGGCATCTTAACCAAGAGACGGCGATTCTTATCAAAGGGATTGTCAAAGAGGATAAACGTTCAAAATTCGGTTACGAGCTTGATGTGCTTGATCTTGAAGTGGTAGGCGGCAGCGAGAACTACCCTATTACACCTAAAGAACACGGAACTGACTTTTTGATGGATCACCGTCATTTATGGCTTCGTTCACGTAAACAAATGGCCATTATGCAAATTCGAAATGCTATTATTTATACAACCTACGAATTTTTTGACCGGAATGGATTTATTAAATTTGACAGCCCGATTTTATCCGGCAATGCTGCTGAAAATACAACTGAACTGTTTGAAACCGATTATTTTGGGACACCGGCCTTCCTCAGCCAGTCGGGCCAGCTGTATTTAGAAGCTGGTGCCATGGCTCTCGGACGTGTTTTTGACTTTGGCCCGGTTTTTCGTGCTGAAAAATCGAAAACCCGCCGACATTTAACAGAATTCTGGATGATGGATGCAGAATACGCATTCTTAAGTCATGAAGAGTCACTTGACCTTCAGGAAGCCTATGTTAAAGCCTTAATTCAAGGTGTTTTAGACCGTGCTTCACAGGCTTTAGAAACCTTGGAGCGCGATACAGACCTGTTAAAAAAATATATTGAGGAGCCTTTCAAGCGGATTTCTTATGATGACGCCATTGATTTGCTTCAAGAACATGAAGCAGACCAAGATACGGACTATGAACATTTAGAACATGGCGATGATTTTGGATCGCCACATGAAACTTGGATTTCTAATTATTTTGGTGTCCCTACTTTTGTCGTTAATTATCCGGCGGCTATTAAGGCCTTCTATATGAAACCTGCCCCGGACAATGAAGATCGGGTTCTCTGCGCCGACCTTCTTGCGCCGGAAGGTTATGGAGAGATTATCGGCGGATCTGAACGTGAAACAGACTATGATCGCCTACTTAAAAAGATTCAGGAAAACGATCTGAATCCGGCCGACTATGATTTTTACCTTGATCTTCGTAAGTACGGTTCGGTACCGCACTGCGGCTTTGGACTGGGGCTGGAGCGTTTGGTAACCTTTATTGCCGGCACCAAACATATCCGTGAAGCCATTCCTTTTCCGCGCATGCTTCACCGTTTGAAACCATAAATAAGCAGCAGTCAACTATTTTAGACTTAAAACAGCTTTTTGTACACAGTAAAATGAAGGAGAGTATTATGGGAAACATCATTCATACTGATAAAGCACCTGCGGCCATCGGCCCTTATGTTCAGGGAAGGATAGCTGGTCCTTTTCTCTTTGCTTCGGGCCAGATTCCTCTGTCTCCTTCCACAGGCGAAATTATCGGCAGCACGATTGAAGAGCAGACTCGGCAGGTCTTGAAAAATATCAGTGCCATTCTGGAAGAAGCGGGAACAGATTTTGACCATATCATCAAAACAACTTGTTTTTTGAATGATATCAATGATTTTGCTGCATTTAACCAGACCTATGCTCAGGTTTTTAAAGATGACTTTCCGGCTCGTTCGGCAGTTGAAGTTGCTCGTCTGCCAAAAGATGTTAAAGTTGAAGTGGAAGTCATCGCCTACATTGATTAAATAACAAAACTAGGTGACTTGCAGTGACAGTGCGCTAATCATCCTTAAGCCGCTATATTTTCGTTAAAAAGAACATTTGAACCGGAGCAGATATCCACTGTTCTGGTCTTTTTTATTCCTGCTGATTTTTTAGTTTATGTGTTTTTTTAATGGAGGAGCAGCTAGGTACCGAGAAACAGTAAAATCTCAATAAACGGATTTAGAAAATTAAGATGACTGGTTAAAAAGAGCTGTACAGTCTGCAATGGACATCTCAGCACTACTTTTGTGGCGTTAGAATAAGTTTTTATTTTCCTTTATCATATCATTTGAAAGAACAAATACTTTGAAGAGTGCTATAATATTTGAAAATATTACGAAAAGGAGTTAAAATAGAAACGGTGCGGACATGAAATGTAATAATCCGAATGACATTGTAAAAAATTACAATGACTATTAAAAATTGAACAAGGGCAGAGCTTCAGAAAAGACAGTCTGCTTTCATGCCGGTTGTTGCATGAATCAGTTCTCTGTTTTTGACAGCTTTCAGTTGCCTTCTGTTCTGATGTAAAAGGAGAGGTCAACTTGAAAACATTATTAATTGGTAACACAAAGGCTGTTACAAAGTCTTTCATCGAGGCAGCATTTCCAAAAAGCCGGGTATTGATTTTAGGAGAAACCAGTTTAAAGACATCCCGATTGGATAAAATCACTGTCTTTTCAGATTATGTTAAAGAAAACTTTATCGAAGAAGTTTTTGAATCTTATGAGTTTGATCAGATTATTTATTTTTCTAACACTCTGTCCTTTAAAAATGAAAGTGTCGGTGAGCTGGAAAGGCTGCAGGCAGTGCTTCGTTATACGCAGGATCAGGAGAACCTTAAAGTTATTTATCTCACTGGTCCCGAAATTTCCAGCTATAAACAGGTGCTGGATAGAACTGCTGAGGACTTATGTCTGAATTGGAATAAGCGTTCCAATTCAGGTATTAAAGTCCTCCATAGCCCTTATCTTTATTCAAAACAGTCAGTGCAAATCTTAGCAGGACTCTTGAAAGACACAGGCGATCAAGAAATAAAGGAGCTTTCTGAAAATTCTCAGGAAATAGCTAATTTTATCGATTTAGAGGAGTTAGCTGACCTTTTTTATAAGATTTTAGACAGTTGGGATACCAATAGCGATGTGTTCACAATTA
It includes:
- a CDS encoding alpha/beta hydrolase, coding for MRRTKLNNYYLEMKEHYLYVPYYDEERRIRVLLPKDYKKEEWADYPVLYMHDGQNIFYSKESFSGYSWKIIPTIKKHKEFPKLIIVGIDNAEENRLNEYAPWMTDVGSTPETASVGGDGMEYGEWVVNTVKPFIDRHYRTKPDRAHTLLAGSSMGGIITAYMGAAYPHIFGSLGVFSLASWFSERDFLRYCNHHGLNQKSKVYIQVGTKEGDEVDEAFAPDMNQAYIDCSLHYYQSLIKTGLPLENIRLRIMANEIHHEKHWADHFVEFLQFTLKD
- a CDS encoding bifunctional DnaQ family exonuclease/ATP-dependent helicase; this translates as MTDKNDRKYAIVDLEATSASSSAMIIQVGIVIIKNDQIIETYQTDVNPHEKLTQHITELTGITDKQLALAPEFSQVAPAIYDLIKDCVFVAHNVKFDANLLAEHLFLEGFDLRTPRVDTVELAQVFYPHFEKYSLTSLAAELQLDLTDAHTAIADAQATAQLFLKLKKKVEALPKEVLEKLLPLADSLLFESRILLDDALIKAPLLSKKDYVETGQLVLRRIKAQKDSRELSQDFSVNIALLGLDVREKQEAFAQLVEDGFKDSRPSFLEAQTGLGKTYAYLLPLLSKISGEQLIVSVPTKVLQDQIMANEIQKIESVFHIPCHSIKGPNNYIKLDAFAESLRQQHDNRLINRYKMQILIWLLETETGDLDEIQQKQRFESYFDSLRHDGKISKKSLYATVDFWQKSYEKAKTSRLLLINHAYFLERVQDDKAFIEKKVLVFDEAQKLLLNLENFSRKSLDLTYFLSVIQELSSKNLNLLEKRLLESLTFNLDDIVTQFHQTSKNRLPSQAISRLRQNLLELNLAELAPLRELFAEPFSEFWLSSEMNQEKRQIYLNAGRDDFLDFKHFLPEVKKLYFISATLDISPKVHLAQLLGFREAVFAGLPKAKTDSQHIWLDSTMPMLNQLSSAEYAQETVWRLLRLLRLGKPILVLFTSVQSMMTVSQQLEKAGVSHLTQGKNGSASKVKRKFEEGASQLLLGTGAFWEGADFVAADRMIEVITRLPFDNPEDFFVKKMNSRLRQEGKSPFYDYSLPLMILRLKQAIGRTMRRNSQRSAVLILDKRVSHASYGDVIYQALDKEFYLSEQKFTDCLAEIENFLI
- a CDS encoding DUF5590 domain-containing protein is translated as MKKAKLLKWSLFAFSLSAFLVLLAVFLVLFFAMKPSFDAQHSAEQIAKKRTNLVHFTDFQLYHGKETYYSLFGTTKSGIKEVVAIAKNSQKVYTYRLNSGISQKQARQAANKNGAKKIKTITFGVYDDFPIWEVAAENGYYLIDFETGDFIKKN
- a CDS encoding pyridoxal phosphate-dependent aminotransferase; amino-acid sequence: MELARRVLNMEESITFAAGAKAQALKASGRDILSLTLGEPDFVTPENIRQAAQAAILDGRSSFYTPAGGLPELKQAIARYFETFYGYSVKPNQIVAGTGAKFLLYTFFMTVLNEADEVIIPTPYWVSYADQVKLAAGEPVFVQTSEEEAFKVTVPQLEAARTSKTKVLLLNSPSNPTGMIYTPNELEAIGNWAVEHDILILADDIYGRLVYNGSQFTPISTISEKIKDQTIVINGLSKTYAMTGWRVGFAAGSEDIIAGMAKIISQTTSNLTAVSQYAAIEALTGPQDSIEIMRQSFEKRLNTIYPLLEQVPGFELIKPQGAFYLFPNVKKAMALKGYSDVTNFTNAVLEEAEVALVTGAGFGAPENVRLSYAAELSTLEEAVRRLKVFMEK
- the asnS gene encoding asparagine--tRNA ligase translates to MSKNYVSIADVKDYVGQEVTIAAWVANKSGKGKIAFLQLRDGTAFFQAVAFKPNFIEKFGQDKGEEKFNTIRHLNQETAILIKGIVKEDKRSKFGYELDVLDLEVVGGSENYPITPKEHGTDFLMDHRHLWLRSRKQMAIMQIRNAIIYTTYEFFDRNGFIKFDSPILSGNAAENTTELFETDYFGTPAFLSQSGQLYLEAGAMALGRVFDFGPVFRAEKSKTRRHLTEFWMMDAEYAFLSHEESLDLQEAYVKALIQGVLDRASQALETLERDTDLLKKYIEEPFKRISYDDAIDLLQEHEADQDTDYEHLEHGDDFGSPHETWISNYFGVPTFVVNYPAAIKAFYMKPAPDNEDRVLCADLLAPEGYGEIIGGSERETDYDRLLKKIQENDLNPADYDFYLDLRKYGSVPHCGFGLGLERLVTFIAGTKHIREAIPFPRMLHRLKP
- a CDS encoding RidA family protein → MGNIIHTDKAPAAIGPYVQGRIAGPFLFASGQIPLSPSTGEIIGSTIEEQTRQVLKNISAILEEAGTDFDHIIKTTCFLNDINDFAAFNQTYAQVFKDDFPARSAVEVARLPKDVKVEVEVIAYID